A genomic window from Acidimicrobiia bacterium includes:
- the mviN gene encoding murein biosynthesis integral membrane protein MurJ, translating to MLNGTPSIDEKRVVELASTTDSSPSAWPEPSRKGSLSRPALIMAVGTFLSRVTGLGRLAAMAYAIGVAESRLADSFNIANTLPNVVYELILGGVLTSVFIPVLVEDIKTARDDQEASARVSSLFVGTMGALLLVTFVAIVAAPLLINLFAFRLREDTREVQKYQATFFFRFFATEIVFYGYTAVTAALLNSYHRFVATAFSPIANNIVVIATFLVFAKITPKQIAAAGTPPPLGMFIMALGTAGGVAAMAAAQWPAVKRLPLSISIRRGFAHLGQSSWPKLLRLSSWIFGFVVTNQIGFAIALVLANGVQGGPTAYFIAFAFFQLPIGLVAISIITAVVPSIAGLWVEKRVNLLARRLVRAVRAVSVLLAPMTAAYLVLGRPAVALLLERGVMSANSSQLVASTLAAFAVGIIPFSLWVLTVRCFYAIHDSKTPFVLNLLEVGVTVALDFVLYPRFQIAGLALAHSLGYFIGSAVSGWVLFRRLHQREVGRRLATPLLQIFFAGALCAAAGWIVLAKLRPWIEAIGDVSLSRIVELSVGGAAILAAFVLWGVVTRMEDLAIIKRILNPKELFADVEEAPVGRRVSG from the coding sequence ATGCTGAATGGCACACCTTCAATAGATGAAAAGAGAGTTGTCGAACTGGCCTCGACGACCGATTCATCGCCTTCGGCATGGCCAGAGCCTTCGAGGAAGGGATCGCTGAGCCGTCCCGCCCTAATAATGGCTGTGGGAACTTTCCTTTCGCGTGTCACGGGTTTGGGTCGCCTCGCAGCAATGGCTTACGCGATTGGGGTAGCAGAAAGCAGGCTTGCTGACTCCTTCAACATAGCCAACACATTGCCCAACGTGGTTTACGAGCTGATCTTGGGAGGAGTGCTCACATCCGTTTTCATCCCTGTTCTTGTCGAAGACATAAAGACTGCTCGCGACGATCAAGAGGCATCGGCTCGAGTCTCGTCGCTTTTTGTCGGAACCATGGGAGCTCTCCTACTCGTCACTTTCGTAGCAATCGTTGCTGCCCCGTTATTGATAAATCTTTTCGCGTTTCGACTCCGAGAAGACACGAGGGAAGTGCAAAAGTATCAAGCGACGTTTTTCTTTAGGTTCTTCGCTACAGAGATCGTCTTTTACGGATACACAGCCGTAACAGCGGCACTGCTCAATTCTTATCACCGTTTTGTCGCGACGGCCTTTTCGCCGATTGCCAACAACATAGTGGTGATTGCTACTTTCCTAGTTTTTGCCAAGATCACGCCGAAACAAATCGCTGCTGCCGGAACGCCGCCGCCACTCGGGATGTTCATCATGGCTCTGGGTACTGCTGGCGGAGTTGCTGCGATGGCGGCGGCTCAGTGGCCTGCTGTAAAAAGATTGCCACTTTCGATAAGTATTCGACGGGGATTCGCGCACCTCGGGCAAAGCTCTTGGCCCAAGCTGTTGCGCCTCTCTTCGTGGATTTTCGGTTTTGTCGTTACCAATCAAATCGGATTCGCGATCGCGCTGGTGCTCGCCAACGGAGTGCAAGGCGGACCTACGGCCTATTTCATTGCGTTCGCTTTCTTTCAGCTTCCTATCGGGTTGGTTGCGATTTCCATAATCACAGCCGTCGTGCCGAGCATCGCGGGATTGTGGGTGGAGAAACGGGTCAATCTTTTAGCCCGACGGCTGGTCCGCGCAGTAAGGGCAGTGAGCGTTTTGTTGGCGCCGATGACCGCTGCCTATTTGGTGCTCGGCCGCCCGGCTGTCGCCCTGTTATTGGAGCGGGGCGTCATGTCTGCGAACTCTTCTCAACTGGTCGCTTCGACATTGGCTGCTTTCGCGGTCGGGATTATCCCTTTCTCGCTCTGGGTGCTGACAGTTCGATGCTTCTATGCGATTCACGACTCGAAAACCCCCTTTGTGTTGAATTTGCTAGAAGTCGGCGTCACAGTGGCTCTCGACTTTGTTTTGTATCCGCGTTTTCAGATTGCCGGTCTAGCGTTGGCGCACAGCTTGGGCTACTTCATAGGTTCGGCAGTGTCGGGCTGGGTGTTGTTTCGCCGATTACATCAGAGGGAGGTCGGCAGGCGGCTGGCAACTCCCCTGTTGCAAATATTCTTTGCGGGCGCGCTCTGCGCTGCGGCGGGATGGATCGTTTTGGCTAAGCTCCGCCCGTGGATCGAAGCTATTGGAGATGTTAGCTTGTCGAGAATTGTCGAGCTATCGGTGGGCGGCGCTGCCATTTTGGCCGCATTTGTTTTGTGGGGAGTGGTTACGCGAATGGAAGACCTAGCGATAATCAAAAGGATTCTAAATCCTAAGGAACTCTTCGCAGACGTCGAAGAGGCCCCAGTGGGACGCCGAGTCTCGGGTTGA
- a CDS encoding acetyl-CoA acetyltransferase (Catalyzes the synthesis of acetoacetyl coenzyme A from two molecules of acetyl coenzyme A. It can also act as a thiolase, catalyzing the reverse reaction and generating two-carbon units from the four-carbon product of fatty acid oxidation), producing the protein MNPRQPVIVGVGQITNRPKSPQKLVTPMELMEWAARAALGDTGAANLHRKIDTVFVVNIISWTYSNPPGELARRLEAEPKLTGYTAIGGNSPQWLMNKACSLISNGNSDVVLIAGAEAFASGAQARNFGVKLDRGDRSSQPETIGDARPGLSPEEMSMQLVTPGQIYPILENAFRASLGRPIDAHQKELGRLFESFNEVARSNPLAWFSEPRTAEEIEKPSINNRVTAFPYTKYMNAVIKVDQAAALVVTSVEAAEACRIPKDKWVFPVAGADLNDVWFFSRRPDIARSPAIRECGKAVFEAAGAGPDDIEFVDLYSCFPVAVEIASLELGLTASSDRPLTLTGGLPYFGGPGNNYTSHAIAHAVERLRQSETALALCTGLGWFVTKHSLGIYSASPPQNLFIHPDLSRHQQRIDSTEIPWIAGEERVDGKIIGYTVLYDRASNPERAPAIIETLEEQPRRALADIPLEYIEDPWSQEMVGVIGVLDPVAKPRPQFVPGDTGVT; encoded by the coding sequence ATGAATCCTCGGCAACCGGTCATTGTGGGGGTGGGTCAAATCACTAATCGCCCGAAAAGCCCCCAAAAACTCGTAACTCCAATGGAACTGATGGAATGGGCAGCTCGGGCTGCGCTTGGAGATACAGGAGCTGCCAACCTTCACCGCAAGATCGATACCGTCTTTGTCGTCAACATAATCTCCTGGACATACTCGAATCCTCCCGGAGAACTCGCCCGCCGTCTAGAAGCCGAGCCCAAGCTCACCGGTTATACAGCGATCGGAGGTAACTCTCCCCAATGGCTCATGAACAAGGCGTGCTCCCTAATTTCCAACGGTAACAGCGATGTTGTTTTGATAGCTGGTGCCGAAGCTTTCGCATCTGGAGCGCAGGCCCGCAACTTCGGAGTCAAGCTAGACAGAGGAGATCGATCTAGCCAACCCGAAACCATAGGCGACGCGAGGCCAGGTCTTTCGCCAGAAGAAATGTCGATGCAACTAGTGACCCCTGGGCAAATTTACCCAATCCTCGAAAACGCATTTCGGGCCTCCTTGGGACGTCCAATCGACGCCCACCAAAAGGAGCTTGGACGCTTGTTCGAGTCGTTCAATGAGGTCGCAAGGTCAAACCCTTTGGCATGGTTCTCTGAGCCAAGGACAGCTGAAGAGATCGAAAAGCCAAGCATCAACAACCGAGTTACCGCTTTTCCATACACCAAATATATGAACGCCGTCATAAAAGTTGATCAAGCAGCTGCCCTAGTCGTCACCTCGGTTGAGGCCGCCGAGGCTTGTAGGATTCCCAAAGACAAGTGGGTGTTTCCGGTCGCAGGCGCCGACCTGAACGACGTCTGGTTTTTCTCGAGGCGTCCCGATATCGCTAGGTCGCCGGCAATTCGTGAGTGCGGCAAGGCAGTCTTTGAAGCAGCGGGTGCGGGCCCCGACGACATCGAATTCGTAGACCTTTACTCTTGCTTCCCTGTAGCAGTGGAGATCGCCTCGCTAGAGCTAGGATTGACTGCGAGCTCAGACCGCCCGCTAACACTCACTGGCGGTCTCCCCTATTTTGGAGGCCCAGGAAATAACTACACTTCTCATGCCATAGCTCATGCCGTAGAGCGGCTGCGCCAAAGCGAGACGGCTTTGGCACTTTGCACCGGGCTTGGCTGGTTCGTCACCAAGCACTCACTCGGCATATACTCCGCCAGTCCTCCCCAAAACCTGTTCATCCACCCAGACCTCTCCCGACATCAGCAGCGGATTGACTCGACCGAGATACCATGGATAGCGGGCGAGGAACGCGTGGATGGGAAGATTATCGGCTATACAGTACTCTACGACCGCGCTTCAAATCCCGAAAGGGCACCAGCAATCATAGAGACCCTTGAGGAACAACCCCGGCGAGCGCTAGCCGATATCCCCCTCGAGTACATAGAAGACCCTTGGAGTCAGGAAATGGTAGGGGTAATAGGAGTTCTAGACCCGGTCGCCAAGCCTCGGCCTCAGTTTGTCCCCGGAGACACAGGTGTCACCTGA